In the genome of Harmonia axyridis chromosome 4, icHarAxyr1.1, whole genome shotgun sequence, the window aatatttaCACGGCTGCAAAAAAATCTGACCCTTTTAAGTGTTGATAGTTAATTATCACTTTTAAGACTTTTATTGCAGTACGAGCACATCTATGTCAGAGGTTTATCGTTTTCCTTTTCGGTGTCCCCGAAACAGTttactgcagttatcaaagaaatGACCTGAGATATTtgtatcgaaaaattgtctatgCTAtgtttaacaatttttttgttaaaacataagttttgaattgactatacaggGTACTCCTGAATtgtaggtacaaatgaaaatgacagaccaagtttttttctcaaagtattcacaagatattcaacttaaatttggcatagacgttccaatttgaagttttcatcatgtgatatgcttattttcaatgcaaatctacatggtgatattttttctggtgaACTACTGGCAGTTTAGAAAATTGTAAATTGTTCTTGTCAAACAGTTCTTCGgttatcctcaggaaaattcaaattattttaagATGCAGTAAgatgtgatgaataaaattaattataagttttggtacttatttaccctaTCTGTAGAGAAAATGAATAAAGATTCAATGAACTgttataagcatcacaaaaagtaggactacaagaaacaccctgtatctcaaaaattaattgtcatcaaaaaatcttttttcaagAACCTTCCCAAGATAataaaagatctacgcccttgcttgGATTGTATACACTTAACAATCTTTTTTTTACATTACgggtaaataaataatattgcattcaataaatataatattctattaGCTTATTTTTGAACTACCACATTGCCCTTTGAATACCAGATAACTTATTATAATCTGCTAAATGACGAAAAACAATTCTACTCAATCTCCATCTCATCACATTGCCTCTAGGTCTAGATGTTACAACACATCTATTTGTCAAATGTAGTAGAGCTGAGTCTCTTGGAAATGCCTGTATTTCAGCATCGGCTAACTCTCTTATTTCTGGAGGcagtatattattttttcttaaagCATTCACTCGTAGCCTCATAGGAGCATATTCAGTAACCGTCTTTCTCCTTTTAACATCTCTTATCATCCATCTATTAACCCATTTGTTTCTTACTTGTTGAAACTGCAATTTTGATAGATTTttagttaaaaaaattgttgtactTTAGAGAACTTACTATAGGGTTTGcatttgtattgaatattttagtaCAGTTGGTGGCTATAGAagtgtaaatattcatttctcttcGATTTTAGAAGATTTTAGTAAATTTGATTAGAAATTTTATGGCTTTGAAAAGTTGGGTTAGGTTATAGAGGAACATTcgacatttattttcatattttttcttatgcAAGTATTCATCGATTTAGAGTAGACAATAATTAATTGGGAAATTTCCTGACCTGGAAAGAGAAATACCCTAATGACTATTATAGTGTTATCAAAAGGCATTGCGTATATTGCTAATAATCTGAAGTGATTCATCATTACTCATTAATGTGGAAGCTACcgatataattataatttcaccCGATTCATCCAGGAGATTATTTTAAGGAATATATTTCCATCCAATTGTGCGAATAAATTAGTCATTGAAGAAATAGTAATGAAACATGTCTATTAGTTTTGGAAATTAGTATGTACAGACAGACGAACATAAAGAATGTAGTTTCTCACTGTTTCACTTTTTTTATTGACCACActagttttttttatgaattaatgAAATGTTCAGAAATATCGCtttattatacagagtgttccttaactggaggtacaaaggaaaatgagagattcatcgggtaattttaagaaaaaaagtactATAAACATGTGCCCGCAAACGTTTTGTCTTGGAGATACAGGTTGATTTTTGTTCTACTttcttgtgatgattataccagttgatcgaatctttattttcgCTGTAGATAAGGTGAATAAGTACcagaacttataattaattaattcattactgaatctttataataattatttttttccagaagatcactagagaattgttcattttttatgaaatgggtagcagatacgacaaaactacaagaaatcaaaaggtttagtactggaccagatcttcttttcacatttttcttgcttcaccaaaaaaaagtaagAAGAAACGGGCACTGTACCAGAAAAAATGTCAGCCTGTAGatatg includes:
- the LOC123677743 gene encoding 28S ribosomal protein S14, mitochondrial → MNIYTSIATNCTKIFNTNANPIFQQVRNKWVNRWMIRDVKRRKTVTEYAPMRLRVNALRKNNILPPEIRELADAEIQAFPRDSALLHLTNRCVVTSRPRGNVMRWRLSRIVFRHLADYNKLSGIQRAMW